TACGCAACGATCGAGCTGAAAAATGAAATTCCCGAAAGTTTTAAAAATAAAATGGAAGACTGGATGTTCGGCTGCGATATTTGCCAGGACGTTTGCCCATGGAACCGGTTTTCTGTAGCCCATAACCAGCCTAAATTTTTGCCTAATCATATATTGAGAACTTACCGCAAGGCTGACTGGAAAGAGCTTACACAGGAACTTTTTTCAGAGATATTCAGGAAAAGCCCGGTGAAGCGAACCAAGTTTGCAGGGCTGAAACGGAATATAGAATTTTTGGGTGATCGTCCTGATCCGGAAGTGTGATTGCCGGATTATTTTGGGGAGAATATCCTGATCCTGAAATTTTCTGTTCAGGATTTTAAAGATTATTCACGAAGTTTTGATTGCTGTAAAAGAAAATGATTTTCAGCGGATTGTATTACCGGTGAAAATCAATGTCTTTTCTGTACTCTTTTTGGGGCAACTTTTACTCTGAATTTGAATCTTTTTTGCGACTTGGTGTTCTTTTGCATATTTGGTTAAATATTTCGCTATTAAATTTACTATTTTATTTTAAATGACCAAATATTTTGCTATAACTCTGATATTAATTATTTGTAAACTCTTTGAACCAGTTACTTCAAAATAATATTATGAATAATTCAGCGGCAGCAGGAAGTTTTAAAGGTCTTGCGGTGCCATCATCCCCACTTTTTAAATACAATTTTATTGTGTCTAAAGTTATTTAGTAAAACTTTGAAATTTGAAACAAAAAAATCCGAAAACTTTTAGTTTTCGGATCCTTAGTACCCAGAGCCGGGATCGAACCGGCACGCCTTGCGGCATTGGTGTTTGAGACCAACGCGTCTACCAATTCCGCCATCTGGGCTTTTCCAAATTGGTGTGCAAATATAGCACAAAAAATAAATTCTGAAAAAATTATTTAAGATTATTTCTAAAAATCTATTTCCAGCCCGTCGAAAGCCAGATGTATATTCTCCGGCAGCTTGTTTTCTTCAGTAGAATAAGTCCCGAAATGATGGCTGAGGTGTGTGAGATAAAGCTTTTTCGGCTTTAGTTCATTAAAAAGTTCAATGACTTCTGGTAAAATAAAATGCGCCGGATGCGGTTCCGTCTTCCTGATACAGTTCAGGATCAGGCAATCAAGGTTTTTCAGCTTTTCTTTTTCTGCTTTACTGATGTAGCTCGCATCGGTAATATACACCAGGTTTTTAAATTTATATCCGAAGATCTTTATCTTGTAATGAGAAACTTCTACGGGCGTAATTTCGGTATTTCCTATTGTGAAAGGCTTATTTTCAATTTCAAAAAGTTCAAATGACGGTGCACCCGGATACTTCACTTCAGCAAATGCATACGGAAACCGCGCCGTAATTTCATCACCAACTCTTTTGCTGCAATAAATAGGAATGTCCCTTCCGTATCTGAAGATAAGCGGGCGCATATCATCTAAACCGATAACGTGATCATTGTGCTCATGAGTGATCAATACTGCATCCACCTTTTCTTCTTCATTAATGAGCATTTGCTGCCTGAAATCCGGACCGCAGTCGACCAGGATTTTCTGATCATTATTTGTAATCATTACAGATGCCCGGAATCTGCTGTCTTTGGGATTTTCAGAAGTACAGACCCTACACTGGCAGCCAATCACCGGCACGCCCTGTGAAGTTCCGGTTCCTAGAAATTTCAACTTCATTTTTTGAGGTTGGGGTTTATTTTTAGTAAATTTACAAAAATTACCAAAGACTTTCGGGACTTCCCTAAAATTGAGCTTTTACCTGCATCCTTACTTTCCTTAGTGCAACATACGTACAACAAATTAAAGATCGCTTGTAAATGCATAAATTCCTTTCTTTTGCATTTTAGCAAAGGTATCAATTTGCTGAAAGTAAGGCAAATGAAAGCAAAAGTAATCGCTGGATGGTTTCGCATATCCATTCCTCAAAATCAGCTCATTCAGACATTCGCCGCCAGGCAGAATGACATAGGCCAGATCACAATGAAGTAAAAAATAAGTAAGTAAAGTAAGTAAGTTTTGAAACAAAACTTTTTTAAAATTTTTTGTTGAGAAAAAACTATATAAACCTGTTGTGCATTTAGCACAAATTAACTTTTAGTTTATTTAAACTTCTTTTAAACACGAAGAAATTCAGGTATTGAATCATTGTGAAAGAAGTTATTTTTGACACTATTCTTGTCGCAAGACCTTGAAAGGTTTTTGCAAAGTTCGTGTTTATGGTGAACTGTCCGCACAGTTGCGAGATATTGGTTTCAATTCTCTTTCTTATTTTTGATTTCGTCCTTGAAAACTCCACAAAACCATGTTGATTCCTGCGCATAGGAACCGAAAGAT
The sequence above is a segment of the Chryseobacterium taklimakanense genome. Coding sequences within it:
- a CDS encoding MBL fold metallo-hydrolase, producing MKLKFLGTGTSQGVPVIGCQCRVCTSENPKDSRFRASVMITNNDQKILVDCGPDFRQQMLINEEEKVDAVLITHEHNDHVIGLDDMRPLIFRYGRDIPIYCSKRVGDEITARFPYAFAEVKYPGAPSFELFEIENKPFTIGNTEITPVEVSHYKIKIFGYKFKNLVYITDASYISKAEKEKLKNLDCLILNCIRKTEPHPAHFILPEVIELFNELKPKKLYLTHLSHHFGTYSTEENKLPENIHLAFDGLEIDF